The window GGGCAGAGGAAGGCCACCCAGTCATTGTTTTCTCCACGAACAGACCAGCACTTGATCGACGTCTTCAGAGTGTTGGTGCTCTGCCTTTCAGCAGCAGCAACACTTCAGCGAAGTGGGCGGTTTTGTTGGGACAACGGAATCCGCTCATCTGAAGGTAAGCTCTGACTTATTCACGAGGTTGTACCACTGATCAAGTGGCATGACGTACCTATAGGTTTTATTCATGAGCTCCAAATGAATTTGTGGCTAAATTATGATTTTCTAGATTCTTAATGTCCAAGTACATTACAAACCTGAAGTCAAAACACAAGCTAACGATAAACTGACAAAATTAGATAGTGTATAGATTCCTAGATTGAGTATAATCTGAGGATTATTGCAGGGGTGTTTTAACCACGTCACCAGATTTTTTAAACATGCATGTCTACTAGGTCTCCACTACATAAAGtaacaacaacaaaataaataaatgGCTTTTCAATTATCAATCTTAAAAGAATAATAGAAGCATTGATTTTcaatattgaaactaaaatcagTTCCGGTTTTAGCAAATTCAAATTAGGATTGTGAGTTCTTTTATCTTCAGCTTTCGTTTGTCTAAGTGGACACTACAACCCTAAACTCTAAAATCAGATAGGCTTGGCTCAACTCCTAAACCGGATAAAGTCCCTATAAGATTTTAATTTAATATTTATTTTGACTCAGCGGTTCTAAGATTTCAATTGAATATTGACATTGCGATGAATCGGAAGCTGAAATTGGCTTTCATTTTTGTACTGAAATGGATGTGGTATTTTTTTATTACTAAGATACCTCCACTTGTTTTCAAAATGGATTTTGATTTTTCACTGAAACTGATGGATATGATTTTCTACTAAAATGAAACCATTCTTTTTCGGGGTATATGGTATTGATATTAAATTGTGGTACTGAAATTATGATCTGGTCTACCGAATTTGTGGTAGTGAAACTGGGAATTGGACGAGCGCTCTTCTACTCAGCTACTCGGACATGCCCTCAAGGTCTCAGCTCATGAGCCTCCCACTCTTCCTTGTGAAGCAGCAAATGCAACATACCTAAAGGTGAATAGAGTATTTATTTGTACTATAAATGTCATAAGAAAAAGTTGACTATAGGCTGGTTATAGTTTACCCATGATTCATCATGTCATTCTTAGGTGCATAAACTAAGGTGTACATAATTTATTTTGTGGAGGAAGAATGTGGCAACTTAAACAGTATTACATGTGATGCCATGTCGCTGCAGGGAAGCATTCGCACACTCACGTTTGGCATGTTCCATAAGCAGACCTGTCGTCATTGGTTGAGGTAAGCAATGTTTCttgctttctcatatatttgtTTTTATTCACTAAGTTTGACTTTGTACTTGGGAAGTCAAATCACTATTTCTGTTCAAGGttgtcatgaaaatttcaaaaatggaatggaatgaattAACAGTGCGCTTCTGCATTTTTTGGTTTAGATGTTGCAAGGCTGCGAGGTGAGGGCAGACGGTGCACGTCATCACTGCCGCTCTCTCCTGTCTctgtttttctctttgctgaagaaATTTCACACAACCAGGAGCAGTGAATAGGGTTACAGTTTGTGAACTGAGATGTTTGTGTAGTTGCTGCACTTTTATAACTACTTCTGATTAGTTGCGGATGCAATGATGTTTAGCTGATGTGAAATATTTTTGACTAGAATCCTTGATCATGTATTTGTTCCATTTTTAAATTGATTTATTATGCTTCATACACACCAGAGACAATTTCATCTAAGGAAAATCAAGGTCTGATTGAAAAAAAATTAAGTTCTTGGCACAATTAACATTGGATGACCCGGCTTGCTATATTATGAACATGCTTGCTTTAAATTATTAGTTAATTGAAATAATTTATAATTTTATCTATGTAGTTGCATCCACCATATTTTGATAAAATTTACAAATGTCAGATTTTGTTCTTTAGCATAGGTTCATGAATGCCAAGCGCATCCTATCAACATCATCAAACTTTGGGCTCTGGCAGTTTGCTCTGTTTGTGAGGATGGGTCAGTAGTGCGCTCACCAAGTGGACAGCGGTAGAAGCAACACTCAAAAGGAGCGACACAACAAAGACAGAGGACGACATCGAGCGGAGGTGAGCCACTACCAATTTATCATGAAAGACTTCTGCCTCATGTGTTACGTCTGATTGTTTGAACTTTGTTGTTATCAAGCTAAAGGTCTTGTGGTTTGTGCGGATGATTTTCTTTCATAGCCTAAAATATTTTCCCTTAATATTTCTGAAATTATTATTTGTACATTATTTTCTGATATTTACCTCCTATTTTGCAGGCTATATAGAATGATTGCAGGTTTTAACCAAGAAGTCCTCAATAGGTGGACTGGCTCAAAATGGAGAAGCATGCTGGTAGCTTTTCTGTTGATTGTATTAAGCATTTAAGTTCGTAGCAATTCATAACGTCAAATCATTGGGATGCTTTGTAATATTTTAGAAAACTGTGTTTCTTTGCCGGATCTAGCGTGCTGTCTATAGATGTGCTTACCTATTTCCTTCTCACATATGGAATGGGTTTTCGGATAGCCTAGACATACGGAGACAATTTGGGGGTgtcgattctctctctctctctctctctctcatagaatAATGAACAACCAATAAGACTAATATTATATACCTTCTCATCAGTCCTACCGTGCATTATTTGACTTTTGTGCTAATACAAGGAGAAAGTATGTTGTGAATTTGTGAGTTgtgacctactccctccgttcctgaaTATAAGTCTTTTTGGAGATTCCAATgtggactacatacgaagtaaaatgagtgaactctatattctgaaacatgtatatatatacatctgtatgtcatattggaatctctaaaaatatttaaatttaggaatggagggagtgtaTTTTCTGGGCAAGTTTTAGCCTTTTTATTCGCAATTGATGCTCCATGCCATTCACCCTTTCACCCTTATATTTGATGTTAATGTTTAAGTGTATGTCTAATTAGGGTTTCTCTTGAGTTGGTTGGTGTTTGAATAGGAGTTGCTCACTTCCCTTTTATGGCATAGCTCCTATTACAACACACCCATTTTCTTTTGAGTTTTATGTGAAAATCCTTTTGAGCCGGTACACCAAATATGAAGTTACATAACTCAAATAAAATTGAAAAAGTGTTATAAAAATACAAATAAATGCCAATAAAATTTTAAACAAAAAATGTTATCAAAGATTGATATGTCTACCTGTCACAAGAGAGGTAGGAGTAGCATGttctagaagttgtgttttctgtagtACTTTCTAAATGATAAATTGTATGGTTTCAAGCCCTTAAATCCATATTATGTAATAGTTTGCCAGGCAATTGCATATTGCAATTAAGTTTCTGGTTGTAACTTCTTGGACATTTgtttaaaggaaaaaaatccttcaTGTGTTGTTTTTAATTAATGGATAATAACAATGCACTTGCTTTCATGAGGCAATCGATTTTAAGAATTAAAAAAAGGCATTCAAGTGTTATTATCATTTGTAATGCATTGCAGAATAAAGAGTTCAATGTTTGTGTACCACCTTCTTTATTTTGTGCATCAGGTGTATAGGTATGAATTACTTTTTTTATCGAAGTACATTGCAGCGAATTAGATTTcaattatttttttatttgttaTTGCCTATCTTTCTATGTATGTATAATTTTACATGCAACCAATATAAATTTTCAAATGCCCGTGACAACGCACAGGCAGTCTACTAGTCATAGTAGGGAGGTAAAAGCTTGCCTTAGACTAGTCATAGCAGGGAGTAACTTAGatcagtaacatgcatatgttactagttcaCGTTGCTGTTACTAGTTCacgttactatcttcatagtgcaaaCTAATATAAAGATAGTATCATATATGGCCTCATTTATTTTCTTGTAGACTCATTCTTTCTTGGGAGGTGCCTTATGATGGTAACTACCTATGTTACTTTATTTGTCTCTCTTATTAATTAGCCGTTACCTCATTTTTTTTGCTTAGGTGGCATCTATGTTATTCCGAGTATGGGTAGTCTAAGTGTAGGAAACCGATTCTTGGGCCGGTACAATAGTGTTAacgtcatttttcttttcttttcttttttcttttaaatttttattttctgattTCCCTTTTAGTTTTTTTAATGTGCCCATTGCACATTAAAAACATGTTAACCACCTATTTGAGAAAATGTTAAGCATGTATAAGAAATGTTCTTGATGTACATCCAGTAcgtttactacctatgttactccctgcATGGGTAGTCTCAAATGTAGGGAACCGATTCATGGGCTGGCACACTAGCGCTAACGTCATGTTTTCCTTTACtctttttttctttaattttttttgttattttttctcttctctcttttgttTTTAATTTTAATCTTCCAATTTTCCTTTTAGTTTTTTAATGTGGTCACTGCACATTTAAAAAAAAAGTTAACCACCTATTTGAGAAAAAGTTAagcatgtataaaaaatgttcatgatgtaCATGAAAATTGTACAAATGTGTAGGAAAAAAGTAATCATCAAaatatgtatttgaaaaaaaatgatAATCATGTATTAGAACATGTGAACCTAGTATAAGAAGTTTGTTAGTGTATTTTTCATAAAATGCTGATAACTTTCAATAAAAAAATATTCATGCCTGTATAAAAATGTTTCCGTGTTTCAAAAGAATGCATGCGAACTTTAAAAAAATAATGTATAAAGCATGTATTTAAAAAAGTGTTAAAAAGTGAGAAACATGTACATCATGTATTGAAAAAATGTCAAACATATAGCATAAAATGTTTCATTTGTGCTCCCAAAAATATATATCGTGTACCGAGAAAAAAATAGACATGCGTTCAAAAATGAAAACAGGTAAAAGACCTACAGAGAAACAGAAAATGAAAACCAAAATATAACATAGAAAGATAGAAAAAGAAGAAACCAATGAGAAAATAAAGAAAACCATAGCAAAAGGAAACAAATTAAAACCACAGAAAACCGATGAAAAAAAATAAACCAAAGAAAACGAAAAAGTATATCTTTacctctttatctttatctttacctttttttatttttttactaataaagcaaatagtgcttctggtcgtccgtcatagAAATTGCCCTCGAATTTGGCATAAATTACCCGCCATGCCATCCATAAGTAACATGATTCGGATTTATTTCAAAATCACCACGGGTTTATTTCTTACGGGGCGATACACTTATATTACACAATCCTCCGGTAGCGCAATGGCCATGGTGTCGGCCTACCACGCAGGAGACCAGCGTTCGATCCCTGGTTCCTACACCTTTTTGCCACGCAGGTCTTCCACCCCCGCGCGCTAATAGGCCGGCCCATAATTGGCTGGGGGGTGGCCTGTTTACtattctttttttttgctttttatttccttatttctgttttttgttttttcttatttaaattaattcaggaTTTTTTAAAGAATAAAATTCCGAAAAGCTGCGGGATTTATTGAGAAGTaataaaatattcatgatttcaaaaTATTTTTTGCATATCATAGAAAAAATTCGGAATATCAAATAGATGTTCATGaaataaaaaaatcatgattttaaaaTAATAATCCAGTAGTCTGGAATTAGAAAAAAATGTACAtggcgtgcctcctcctcctcgacgcgctaatgggccggcccatgtgcggcTGGTTGCGCCTGTTTTCTGTTTCGTTTTTTGCTTTTTACctttttaattctgtttttgtttttcattCTTTACAATCATTCAGGATTTTCAAAAGAACCAAATTTCAAAAAGCTGCGAGATttattgagaaatcataaattgttcatgatttcaaagaAAAATCGCATATCATAAAAAAAAATCACAATATCAACTAGATGTTCATgaaaaaaacatgatttttttaaaaaatccaGTATTCAAAGTACATTCTGGAATTAGAAAAAAAAATATAcatgatttttttgaaatgtttCCAAAATTAAAACAGGCCCGTAAATGATGAACAAAACGAAACATCGCCTGCGTCGAAGTTTTAATAGGGGATCTGTAGAGCTCaatttatgattttatttagtcccTCGCATCGGGTAAAAAAAAGGTTTCCATGTTTCGTACGACGCTGAAGCCAAAAAATATTGACACAATTTTCTATGGGTTAGTTTTTGTAAACTATATAAAATGACTAAATGTCTATTTTGCCTCCATACATAGCTATGTTTATTCTGGTATCATGGTAATTGTTATGACAACCACCGCTACGCTAGGTCAAGATTATATACATCATTCATCAGTCTAGCTTAGGTAGGGTTCATCAATGCAGTTTACTCAGCCAAAACTAATTCGTTGTGGCGCCTTAGGAAATCAAATCATGGTCAAACCATCACTTTTTTTTTAAATGACTTTTCAAAAGTCTCTTATCTCATCATGACATCACTTAGACATAGTTTTTGAAATGACATTTTAAAAGCCCTTATCTCACCTTGGCATTTTAAAAGCCATTCTCTACCACTCCCGCATAGTTTGATAGTttttcctcccgttgcaacgcacgggcatatttgctagtaagAAAAAAAAAGGGCAAACCATCCGCGTTACTAGGCCAGCCGTCGTCCGGCGATTAGGAATCGGTACGGACGACATATAAGTAAGCCCTGAAGGGGAAGAAATCGGAGTCCGGCCAGGCTACGCAGAGGCGGTTTGGAGACATATTTGGGCCCAAACCCAGAGGCGAGGTGGTTTAGGTGGGAGAGAGAAAAGGAGGAGGAGTTGGATATCCTtgtattctcaaaaaaaaaaaaagttgGATATCCTTGTTCCTCCGTTCCCCTTacctcgcgccgccgccaccggaccAACCCACAACAATCCAGTCCCCTCTGTCTCTCCTTGGCCGCCTGCGATGGCGCGGGTGTCCAACCCTTGCCATCCGGATCTCCGGATCTACGAGCCGAATTTCGCTTCCGAGCAACCCCGGCTCAAGGAAGAGTCTAAGTCCAGATCTTATCTGCTGCAGAAAATCCGCTCCTACTACGGCAAGGCGCAGAAGCTGCTCGGGCGCAGCCACCGCCTGCAGGGCCTCTGCGTCGGCCTCCTCGACCCGGCATCCAACATCGTGATCAACAGTCTCATCGAGCGCAAGCACGAGCGCGAGCGCGACCGCGACCATAGATCTACCACCTGCGAGGTTGTGGTAGAGGATGACCTGAAGCGCCGGTCGCTTGACGGCATGGTTGTCTTCCTCACCCGCTTATTCCCCAACCTGTCGGAGGGCCTGGCCGTGCGCTACCTGCGACTCGCCAAGGCGGACGTCCTCATTGCCGCCTGCATCGTCGTGTCGGATCAGTGCATCGAGGGTTTCGATGCCTCCGGCCCAGACGTCATCAACATGGCCCTCAGGTGCGCCGGGCTGGCCGCCAGGCACCCCGACGCCTACCGCTTCGTCTTCTCCTGGTGCAACATCTCCAGCCGCATAGACGACGCCCTGCGCCTCCTCGCCGCGTTGCACGAACCGCAAAGGTTGCGCCGCTCTGACGCCATTATTAAGCTCGTCCATATGCTTAACTATGAACCGCCGTCCCGTGAAAGAGATGTGTGGCTTGTGTGGCGGCTCGCAGAAGCTTCTTTTCGCCGTCGTCCCCGCAGCGCGCCGCAACTGCACACCAACTTGCTCAACCGGACGCTCCAGGACACCATCCACGGGTACTACCTCCAGGCCCTTGCCCTGCTGCCACCAGGCTCTCGCTTCCACCGCAGCCTGATTAAGGCCGGCTACTGCTACGGCCCGTTCGACCccgtctccaacatcatcatcaacaccatctGGTATGATGCCAATTTCCCACCCTCCATGAAACTCGAGCTGGATGTCATGGGCACGCGGAGCCTCCACAGGGTGGAGAACCGCTCCTTGTACGGCATGGTCTCCTTCCTCTGCACACGTTACCATGAACTTGATTTCCATCAAGCCGTGCGCTGCCTGCTCCAGGCAGATGCCAACCTTGTGCTCGCTGATCCCAACCTTGTGACTGATACTAACCTTGTCTACGACTTTGGTATCGTGAGAGATGTGCTGAGGCATGGACCAGCCTCTGCCTTTCGTTGCAAGCTCCAAACTCAAGCCCCCCCCCAACACTGGTCTCACTGTAGGACACCCGGACACTGGTATTGAGGAAGCCTTCTTGGCCGCCGCCACCGCGGCCTGTCACCCCAACCCAGACACTCAAGCACAGCTTCTCACTTCTTGTTGCAAGGTGAACCCGAGTCCTGTCTTGTCTCTGCTGCCTATTGACTCTCACAAGCTCTCCTTTCAAGATTTAAGCCTGCTTGCCAGGTTTCTATCTTGCAATCCCCTCTATGAGTATGACAAGGCACTTCCACTTCCCCCAGTCCCCCTCAAATGTTACCCACGTGCAGAGCTAGCGAGCCTGTATACAGTCATCTCCAAGGAGGTCAATGCTCTGCTGAATAAATATCAACAGATGCCAAACGGGGTAGGTTTGCTCTGcctgttgttggttattgctaACATTTCTCATCCACCGCCTATGCTCATCAAATGTTGAATTACAGGATCCCAAGTTCAAGCTTCATATGATTTGTGTTGTGAATGATCGGGTCCGCGGCCCTGCTCCATGGCCTCCTCATCGCCATGGCCACTCTCACGTCAACTTCGTGGCTACTTCCAAAAGCCCTGGTGGTGAAGCTCCTACTTTATTTTTTGCTGAAATTAATGCTGACAACCGAAGCATGTCCTTCTGTTGCCCTGTGGATCTGCCGCCGCCATGTGCTGGTATGCTATATAAACAATCCTATgccaatatttttcatatattatctACTCAGTGTATCTCGTTGTCAATGCTATATAGGCATCTTTTCCACAACTGACCACTTGATTTTGTTTTATTATTACTCCGTCAGCCTAAACCCTCATATGTAAAGTCAATATAATAAAAAAAATCGAGAAAAGAAGTGTCAAAGATAAAAAGGAAAGGAAGAGTTGAATGTCTTTGCCTCTACTTGAATATCTCCATGTTGATAGGTTAGTAAAGTCAAACATTTCCATCAAACAGCCTGCCATTGCGATCAGCATGACGCCGGATGATCCCTTCTCCATCGTGCTCATTTCCTCAACCAACAAAATTGTAATGGTTTAAAATCATCTATGTCGGTCATCCATACACCCTTTCTTTATGCATTACACATGGTTTATGTCAACATTCTATGGTTCCATGCATGGTGAAACTTGAAAGCCGCAGAATATTTCCAGTTTTAATATTGTTTTTACCTGCATGCAGTTTATACGGTAACCTTCAATATGTATTAATCATCTAATGTGTTCACAGCGCAAATTCCTTGTATTTACTGTGAATCCATGGGGACTCGAATTGTGCATCCGGTCGGGATACACTTCACTGGGCGTGACTCGGAGTTTGAGAACATGGCCTGTGAAAAAGACCCCCTTGGGCGTGTGTATGCAACCATGAGAATCATCAACCATAGGCGTGGCATGGCGGAGAGCGTCCATGTTAACGTGAAAGAAGATAGCCTCTATGATGGCATGGATGGGCACAAGAGTAAGTATGACATCGAGACGGGTTCCTTGAGCATGAAAGAATACGTGTTATTGATACCAGCTTTGATATGACCCCTTGTGATATAAATACCGAGGTCATTGTTGTTTTGCCTGAAGCCGGTGTTGTCCAAAAATACGCTACATATACATCGGAATACCTGATGACAAGTTACAACGATGAACAAGAATTACTCGTTATTCCTGTGAAGCACACTACATGGTTCCAGCTAGAAGGGCTGAGAGAGGACAAGAAATTCTACGTGTTTCCAGGCAAAAATGCATGCACGTACAAATATTTTGGAGGGCTTGGTTTGCATGATACACACGAAGGTTCATGTTCATTAATAGATGATCAAGGCATTAAGGAGAAGGTTGCAGATTTCCTATTTCTATTCTTCCCACACAAAGAGAAGTTCCAGGCAGAAGCGAGCAGGACGTGTGATGCATGGCGTTTACTTTCCttgaaagaagtcggttggggtcCACCTGAAGATCGAGATGCACTAGAAGATGCATGGCGCACCAATCCAATTAGAGTCCATAATCATCCCGATGGTAGAGTCCAAATTAGGTTAAAGTTTccttttattttattgtttggccgTGTAAGTCGTATAGGGATATATTTGTTTTTTTTAGACTTGTTATAACGTGTGTGCGAGAGGGCAATAGGCCAATTAGTGTCCGGCTATTATGTATAGCTATGGGGCGTTCATTGTACGGGCAGGTGATATTtttatgaaatagacacgatgtgtttttcagggtagacacccgtatcaagttttggaggaACCTTtaaaaaacctctgtgttgcgatttctcttcgtagaaattgttttgcgcgtgagtacctttgttaagattggttttctcgtgctgggccgcaaggttcaaaccctctacttcgtgtacatcgcgtgcgcgggtgaGAGGCTACTAGTgctgaaggtggagtgtcgtgaaaggtcgggccgcaacaacagatcAGATCTCGTCATCGAGGTTCGGTCTTTATCAAGCTTGTGGCTATTTATAAGGTGTTGTGGCATTGGAAAATACTGTGATCGTGCAAGACAATTTCAGTTTAGCAAGCTTTCAACTTGTACTATTAGAATATCCTATGATGTGTGTTAGTAAACGGTATTTGAATGTGGGAGCTGATTGTGTTATTGCAGTTTACTCTAGACTCTAGACTCTAGACTAATTTGGATCTGCTTTGTTCGTGCTGCCAGGAGATGATGTACTACTAT is drawn from Triticum dicoccoides isolate Atlit2015 ecotype Zavitan chromosome 6B, WEW_v2.0, whole genome shotgun sequence and contains these coding sequences:
- the LOC119323045 gene encoding uncharacterized protein LOC119323045, whose protein sequence is MARVSNPCHPDLRIYEPNFASEQPRLKEESKSRSYLLQKIRSYYGKAQKLLGRSHRLQGLCVGLLDPASNIVINSLIERKHERERDRDHRSTTCEVVVEDDLKRRSLDGMVVFLTRLFPNLSEGLAVRYLRLAKADVLIAACIVVSDQCIEGFDASGPDVINMALRCAGLAARHPDAYRFVFSWCNISSRIDDALRLLAALHEPQRLRRSDAIIKLVHMLNYEPPSRERDVWLVWRLAEASFRRRPRSAPQLHTNLLNRTLQDTIHGYYLQALALLPPGSRFHRSLIKAGYCYGPFDPVSNIIINTICANSLYLL